One genomic segment of Entelurus aequoreus isolate RoL-2023_Sb linkage group LG25, RoL_Eaeq_v1.1, whole genome shotgun sequence includes these proteins:
- the slc17a7a gene encoding solute carrier family 17 member 7a — MEVRPDRFKAVAAKTLGRINRLIDKQQPNGETIELSAEGRPELVQEKELPVVDCTCFGLPRRYIIAILSGLGFCISFGIRCNLGVAIVSMVNDHTVYKGNKEVLVAAQFTWDPETVGMIHGSFFWGYIVTQIPGGFICQKFAANRVFGFAIVATSTLNMLIPSAARCHYSCVILVRICQGLVEGVSYPACHGIWAKWAPPLERSRLATTAFCGSYAGAVVAMPLAGILVQYTGWPSVFYVYGTFGIFWYMFWVLVSYESPAAHPTITPEERKYIEDAIGDSASFLNPLQKFKTPWRHFFTSMPVYAIIVANFCRSWTFYLLLISQPAYFEEVFGFEISKVGMVSALPHLVMTIIVPIGGQLADYLRTHNLMTTTNVRKLMNCGGFGMEATLLLVVGYSHTKGVAISFLVLAVGFSGFAISGFNVNHLDIAPRYASILMGISNGVGTLSGMVCPLIVGAMTKHKTRDEWQYVFLIASLVHYGGVIFYGLFASGEKQAWADIEDTSEEKCGIIDEDELANETEDLYRGGGGQYGAMSQQAVGTNGGGGGGPGWVSDWDKSEEYVQPPGYNSYTSRGVEEKKLT, encoded by the exons GTTGATTGACAAGCAGCAGCCTAATGGAGAAACCATCGAGCTGTCAGCGGAGGGCCGCCCAGAGCTGGTGCAGGAGAAGGAGCTGCCCGTGGTGGATTGTACATGCTTTGGCTTGCCCAGGCGTTACATCATCGCCATCCTGTCTGGCCTAGGCTTCTGCATCTCCTTTGGCATCCGCTGCAACCTGGGCGTGGCCATTGTGAGCATGGTCAACGACCACACTGTCTACAAAGGAAACAAGGAAGTGCTGGTG GCTGCACAGTTCACTTGGGACCCGGAGACAGTGGGTATGATCCACGGCTCCTTCTTCTGGGGCTACATTGTCACACAGATCCCAGGAGGTTTTATATGTCAAAAATTTGCAGCCAACAG AGTGTTTGGCTTTGCCATCGTAGCCACGTCCACCCTGAACATGTTGATCCCATCTGCTGCCCGCTGCCATTACAGCTGCGTCATACTGGTCAGAATATGTCAAGGCCTTGTTGag GGTGTGTCATACCCTGCCTGCCATGGGATTTGGGCCAAATGGGCTCCTCCACTGGAGAGAAGTCGATTAGCCACAACGGCCTTTTGTG GGTCATATGCAGGGGCAGTGGTGGCCATGCCTTTAGCTGGGATACTGGTGCAATACACTGGGTGGCCTTCTGTCTTCTATGTCTATG GCACCTTTGGGATATTCTGGTACATGTTCTGGGTCCTGGTGTCCTACGAGAGTCCAGCTGCCCATCCCACCATCACCCCAGAGGAGAGGAAGTACATTGAAGATGCAATCGGGGATTCTGCGTCATTTCTCAACCCTCTGCAG AAATTCAAGACCCCATGGAGGCACTTCTTCACCTCCATGCCAGTCTATGCCATCATTGTGGCCAACTTCTGCAGGAGTTGGACTTTCTACCTGCTGCTCATCAGCCAGCCGGCTTACTTTGAAGAAGTGTTCGGCTTTGAGATCAGCAAG GTGGGCATGGTGTCAGCTTTGCCGCATTTAGTGATGACCATCATTGTTCCTATAGGAGGACAATTGGCCGACTACCTCAGGACACACAACCTAATGACCACCACCAACGTCAGGAAGCTCATGAATTGTGGAG GGTTTGGGATGGAGGCCACCCTCCTGCTGGTGGTGGGATATTCGCACACTAAAGGCGTGGCCATCTCCTTCCTGGTCCTCGCCGTCGGCTTCAGCGGCTTCGCTATCTCAG GTTTTAATGTCAACCACCTGGACATCGCCCCGCGTTACGCCAGCATACTGATGGGCATCTCAAACGGGGTGGGGACATTGTCAGGAATGGTGTGTCCTCTCATCGTGGGCGCCATGACTAAACATAAG ACACGTGATGAGTGGCAGTACGTCTTCCTTATAGCGTCCTTGGTTCATTATGGAGGAGTCATTTTCTACG GACTCTTTGCATCGGGGGAAAAGCAGGCGTGGGCCGACATCGAGGACACCAGCGAGGAGAAGTGCGGCATCATCGACGAAGACGAGCTGGCCAACGAGACGGAGGACCTCTACCGTGGCGGCGGTGGCCAGTACGGCGCCATGAGCCAACAGGCGGTCGGTACAAACGGCGGCGGAGGAGGCGGCCCTGGATGGGTTTCGGACTGGGATAAGTCAGAGGAGTACGTGCAGCCGCCTGGGTACAACTCATACACGAGCAGGGGCGTCGAGGAGAAGAAGCTGACGTAG